GCAGGCCGCGCGGAAAGTACGCGGCCATGCCCTCGACCAGCTCGGCGCTCATGCAGCCGTCGTCGGCGCCGTGCAGCACGAGCCCGGGCACCTCGATCGGATCGCTCATCATGCGGTTCTGAAGCGCTGCGAGCGCGGGATCCTGACGGGTCGGATCGAACATGGCGCGGTAGTAGCCGAGCGCGGCCGAAGCGACGCCCGGCTGTCGGAAGGTTTCCTTGAGCGCCGCCATCTCGGCGGCGGGGAGGCGCCAGCCCGGCGACCAGTCGCGCCAGAGCCGGTCGACGAATGCGTAGTCGTCGTGGGCGATCGCGATGTCGGCGAACGGCGTCTGGAAGAAGAACATGTACCAGGATCGGCGCTGCTGGTCGTAGTTGGTCATGAAGGCCGCCGCGACCTGCGCGCCGTAGGGCACCGCGGCGGTCACGAGCTTTCGCACGCGACCGGGCGCCGCCAACACCGCGCCGTACGCCGCCAGCGCGCCCCAGTCGTGCCCGAAGACGATCGCGTCCTCGTAGCCGAGCGCTTCGATGAGCGCCACGACGTCCTCGGCGAGCGCGGCCGTCTGGTAGTGGCCGTCGGGCGCCGCACCCGTCGGGGCGTAGCCGCGCATCGCCGGCGCGACCGCGCGGTAGCCGGCGGCGGCGAGGGCCGGCAGCTGGTGGCGGAACGAGCGCGCGTGATCGGGAAACCCATGCAGGCAGAGCACGAGGGGCCCCTCCCCCTCCTCCAGCGTGTGGAACGTCATGCCGCGTACCTGTACCGTACCGGTCTTCATCGCCGCACCTCCTGGTCGCCCCCCGTGATCCCGGCCGCGCCGAGAGAAGTCAATGCGAGCGCGGCTTCCCTTCTAGTGGCGCCGCGGAGCCTCGGATAGAGTCGCGATTTCGCGGCGCCGCGCTCATGAAGCTCACGATCCTGAACGATCTCCGCGCGGTCGAGCCGGACGCATGGGACGCGCTGGCGGAAGACGCCTCGCCGTTCCTCGAATGGGCCTGGCTCGCGTCACTCGAGGAAGCGGGGTGCGTAAGCGAACGGACCGGGTGGCTGCCGCAGCACCTGGCGCTCCACGACGACGGCGGACGGCTCGTCGGAGCGTGCCCGCTCTACGTGAAGGGGCACAGCCAGGGCGAGTTCGTGTTCGACCACGGTTGGGCGCAGGCGGCCGTGCGGGCCGGGATAGGGTACTACCCGAAGCTCCTCGTCGCGACGCCGTTCACGCCGGCGACCGGGGCGCGTTTCTTGTCGCACCCCGGCGCCGACCGCGGGCGCGTGGTGCGGACGCTCGCCACGGCGCTCCGCGACCTCTGCGGCGAGGAGGGGTACTCGTCGGTCCACGTCACCTTCTGCCTGCCCGACGAGGCCGACGCGCTCGAGGCCCTCGGGTACGTGCGGCGCGACGGCTACCAGTTCCAGTGGATCAACCCGGGCTGGCGCACGTTCGACGACTACCTCGCGGCGCTCCGCAGCAAGCGCCGCAATCAGGTGCGTCGCGAGCGCCGCGAGCTGGCGGCGCAGGACGTCGTCATCTCCACGCACGTCGGCGATGCAATCCCCGACGAGCTCTTCGCGCCGATGTTCGACCTGTACCGTTCGACCGTCGAGAAGTTCGCGTGGGGGCACCAGTACCTGAACGCGAAGCTCTTCGAGCTCCTGCGGCGGCGTTGGAAGCGGCGGCTCGCGTTCGTGGTCGCCCGGCGGCGGGGCCGGATCGTCGCCGGAACGTTCAACGTATGGAAGCGCGACGCCTTGTACGGGCGCTACTGGGGAGCCTTCGAGGACGTTCGCCACCTGCACTTCAACGTCTGCTACTACGCCGCGATCGAGCTGGCGCTGGCGCTCGGCGCGACGCGCTTCGAGCCCGGGGCCGGCGGTGAGTTCAAGCATCTGCGCGGCTTCGACGCGCGCGCGACGACGAGCATGCACTTCCTCGGCGACCCGCGGCTCGCGGACGCGGTGGGACGCTATCTGGTGGACGAACGGCGGGCCGTCGCGCGCGAGATCGGGTGGCTCGACGCGCAGACGGCACTGCGCCGCGACGGCCGCGAGTGACCCGAGCGCGGCGGGTCAGTCCTCGTCGTGGGCGGCGTCGTCACCGGCGGTCTCGTCGACGGTGACCCGCGGCGCCTCCTCGGGCGGCGGGGCGTACTCAAAGGCGAGCGCGCCGTCGCCCTCGGCGATCGCGACCCGGCCGCCGCCTTTCAGGCGTCCGAAGAGGATCTCGTCGGCGAGCACGCGCTTGATCTCCGTCTGAATGAGGCGCGCCATCGGGCGCGCGCCGAACGTCGGGTCGTACCCCTTCTCCGCCAGCCAGCGGCGCGCCTCCGGCGTCATGTGGACGAAGACGCGTTTCTCGTTCAGCTGGACGTCGAGCTCCATCATGAACTTGTCGACGACGCGCTCGATCACCGGCATCGGCAGCGCCCCGAAGGAGATGATCGCGTCCAACCGGTTGCGGAACTCGGGGCTGAAGAGCCGCTCGATCGCCTTGCCGCCCTGATCGGCATTGGAACGCCCACCGAAGCCGATCGCGTTGGCGGCCATCTCGTGGGCGCCGGCGTTGGTCGTCATGATGAGGATGATGTGGCGGAAGTCGGCCTGCCGTCCGTTGTTGTCGGTGAGGGTCGCATGGTCCATCACCTGCAGGAGGATGCTGAAGAGGTTCGGGTGCGCCTTCTCGATCTCGTCGAGGAGCAGCACCGCGTGCGGCGTCTTGCGGATCGCGTCGGTGAGGAGCCCGCCCTGGTCGAAGCCGACGTAGCCCGGCGGGGCTCCGATGAGCCGGGAGACCGTATGCGCTTCCATGTACTCGCTCATGTCGAAGCGGATGAAGGCGATCCCGAGCGCGGACGCGAGCTGCTTCGCGACCTCGGTCTTGCCGACGCCCGTCGGCCCCGCGAACAGGAACGACCCGACGGGCTTCTCCGGCTGACCGAGCCCGGCGCGCGAGAGCTTGATCGCCGACACCAGCGAGCCGATGGCCTGGTCCTGCCCGAAGACGGTGAGCTGCAGGTCGCGCTCGAGCGTCGCGAGGCGGTCACGGTCGGAGGTGGAGACGCTGCGCGGCGGAATGCGGGCGATGGTCGCCACGACGTGCTCGATCTCCTTCACCCGCACGGTCTTCTTCCGCTGCGCAACCGGCTGCATCTGCACGATGGCGCCGGCCTCGTCGATCACGTCGATCGCCTTGTCCGGCAGGTGGCGGTCGTTGATGTGCTTGGCCGAGAGCTCGGCGGCGGCACGGAGCGCGGCCCGCGTG
This DNA window, taken from Deltaproteobacteria bacterium, encodes the following:
- a CDS encoding alpha/beta hydrolase — encoded protein: MKTGTVQVRGMTFHTLEEGEGPLVLCLHGFPDHARSFRHQLPALAAAGYRAVAPAMRGYAPTGAAPDGHYQTAALAEDVVALIEALGYEDAIVFGHDWGALAAYGAVLAAPGRVRKLVTAAVPYGAQVAAAFMTNYDQQRRSWYMFFFQTPFADIAIAHDDYAFVDRLWRDWSPGWRLPAAEMAALKETFRQPGVASAALGYYRAMFDPTRQDPALAALQNRMMSDPIEVPGLVLHGADDGCMSAELVEGMAAYFPRGLRVEIVPGTGHFLHQEDPARVNALILDFLGAAAD
- the clpA gene encoding ATP-dependent Clp protease ATP-binding subunit ClpA, with product MRISRELEISLALAVSEARRRRHEFLCIEHVLYALLHDADVAGIVRHCGGDVDELKQELERFFDEKLQRLPDGADVSPEQTIGFQRVIQRAAAHVQSSGKDEILGRNVLVAIFREPDSHAAYLLDQQGITRLDVVSYISHGVSKIAEEGDVVEGEPSENEEDDEAEAPSRKRDPLALFAVDLVARAAAGKIDPLIGRDDELARTARVLCRRRKNNPVFVGEPGVGKTALAEGLALQIHEGLVPDALKTARVYALDMGALLAGTRFRGDFEQRLKSVIAALRKIPGAILFIDEIHTVVGAGATSGGSLDASNILKPVLASGELRCIGATTYQDFKNHFERDRALARRFQKIEIPEPTTEQAHEILKGLKSHYEEHHGVTYTRAALRAAAELSAKHINDRHLPDKAIDVIDEAGAIVQMQPVAQRKKTVRVKEIEHVVATIARIPPRSVSTSDRDRLATLERDLQLTVFGQDQAIGSLVSAIKLSRAGLGQPEKPVGSFLFAGPTGVGKTEVAKQLASALGIAFIRFDMSEYMEAHTVSRLIGAPPGYVGFDQGGLLTDAIRKTPHAVLLLDEIEKAHPNLFSILLQVMDHATLTDNNGRQADFRHIILIMTTNAGAHEMAANAIGFGGRSNADQGGKAIERLFSPEFRNRLDAIISFGALPMPVIERVVDKFMMELDVQLNEKRVFVHMTPEARRWLAEKGYDPTFGARPMARLIQTEIKRVLADEILFGRLKGGGRVAIAEGDGALAFEYAPPPEEAPRVTVDETAGDDAAHDED
- a CDS encoding GNAT family N-acetyltransferase, with the translated sequence MKLTILNDLRAVEPDAWDALAEDASPFLEWAWLASLEEAGCVSERTGWLPQHLALHDDGGRLVGACPLYVKGHSQGEFVFDHGWAQAAVRAGIGYYPKLLVATPFTPATGARFLSHPGADRGRVVRTLATALRDLCGEEGYSSVHVTFCLPDEADALEALGYVRRDGYQFQWINPGWRTFDDYLAALRSKRRNQVRRERRELAAQDVVISTHVGDAIPDELFAPMFDLYRSTVEKFAWGHQYLNAKLFELLRRRWKRRLAFVVARRRGRIVAGTFNVWKRDALYGRYWGAFEDVRHLHFNVCYYAAIELALALGATRFEPGAGGEFKHLRGFDARATTSMHFLGDPRLADAVGRYLVDERRAVAREIGWLDAQTALRRDGRE